Within Flavobacterium pisciphilum, the genomic segment ATAGGCCGTTTGCAGGCTATCTTTTTGCTGGAATAGGCCGTAATATTTTTTATCAAAATGAATCAGTCTTAAAGCTTGATTTTCAGTTAGGTTTTGTTGGTAAGAACTCATTTGGAGAAGAGATGCAAGAACAATTTCATAATTTCTTCCAATATAGAGCTGTCCATGGTTGGCAACATCAGATTCAAAATGCTTTAGCAATTCAAACACACTTTTTATATTCTAAAAAATTGTTTCCAAAGAAAGCTTACAATTATATCGATTTTAACTTTCAATCAGAAGCTAATCTAGGGACTATTTTCACAGGAGTAAAAACAGGGTTTATGACAAGAATTGGTTTTAAAAAACTAGTTCCAATTTACGATTCCAATCTTCATGGCGCTTCAATGAATGTTAATTCAGGGCAACAAAGCGAATTTTATTTTTATGCAATTCCTAGTATTAATTGTCAACTGTATGATGCTACAATTCAAGGAAGTCTTTTTAACGATAATAGCCCAGTAACATATAATTTAATCCCGCTTCGTTTTAATGCTGAAGCAGGTTTAAAATACCGCAAGAACAGTCTTAATTTATCTTATGCATTCATCTATAGAAGTAAAGAAATAAGAAATGATGTTAATACAGGTTATTTTTATGGATCAATTCAAGTTTCTTATTTGTTGAAATAAGGTTTGTAGTGTGTCCTATGAAGTTAGAGTTATTATAAAACTACAAGCTTTAATTTATTAGCATAAAAAAACCGTAATCACTTATTTAAAGTTAGATTACGGTTTGACGTTTGTTTTTCTTTTAATAAACACTTTTAATATTGTGTTTTATTTCCACTTACTAATTCAGAAATATATAAAATATGTTGTATTTTATTTGAAAAACAAATATTTCTCTTTTTTGTAAAATTCTCATCATTCTCTTGACTTAAATAAGCCAGTTGGTATACTATAAAAATCATTATTTCGATTCTTATGACTGAGCAAATATAAAGCTTTTTTCTTACTAAACAATTAAAAATTGAATTAAATTGTAAGTTTATATTTATTTAAAACAAATTACACGTTGTTTTAAACTGTGTTATTTAAAATTGATCAAGTAACTTATAACTAGTTAAACTAATTTAAAGTAACAGTCAATTTCGTTTGTAGCATTAATTGTGCCAAAAAAGAGTAAAAAGGGATTTAATTAAATATTATTTTTTGGTTATCAAGAGATTGAAAAACAAATTTCACGGAAACTATTTTATTATTTGCTATCAGATGTTATGGTAATGAACATTTATTATGGAGTGTTCCTCAAGAAGCTTTTGAATTAAGGCTTAGAATTATGTAGGATTGTAGTCAAGATAATTGTAGAGGAGGTTGCTAATGAGGCTAAATAAAATAGGGTTCAACTTTAACTAAAAGTTGAACCCTATTTTTTAAATGGATGGTTTTAACTGCTGCCGTATTTTACTTTCTAAATTATTTTGTGGTTTTAGGGATAAGGAAATTTTGTTGGAAACAAAAACACATTTTTTTATATAAATACTTTAGCGTAAAAGGGATCATTTATTGTTCTTGTCTTCTTTATAATATTTTGAAATAGAGAGGTTTTGTGCTGTTTACTTACTGTGTCAGTAATTATTGCTTTGTATAGTTTCCGGGTAGATGTCCTTTTGACTCTATTGTGATATCTGTCTTCTTTAAAAAGTTGAATCTGATTACTGATCCATCAAGACCCTGACCAAAATCTACGATATATAAGTCATCGGTTTTGGTTATTTGTTGTAGTATGCTTTGCTTTGATGCGTTTTTAATTTGATTTCTACTGAAAGAATAAATACTTCCATTCGAATTGTATTTTATATCATTTTTAGTAAAGGTTAAGGTCGCTCCGGTTGTATTGTCTATCCAGCTTCCTTGTATCCAGGAGGGAGAATTGAAAACACCTTGT encodes:
- a CDS encoding lipid A deacylase LpxR family protein; this translates as MILKKALSAILIFIVTYGFAQSRTQEIGFVTDNDLYTSSKNDKYYTNGLELFYRFLSENNNEKVNKKITEFRVGQYIYNPHTINADDIASNDRPFAGYLFAGIGRNIFYQNESVLKLDFQLGFVGKNSFGEEMQEQFHNFFQYRAVHGWQHQIQNALAIQTHFLYSKKLFPKKAYNYIDFNFQSEANLGTIFTGVKTGFMTRIGFKKLVPIYDSNLHGASMNVNSGQQSEFYFYAIPSINCQLYDATIQGSLFNDNSPVTYNLIPLRFNAEAGLKYRKNSLNLSYAFIYRSKEIRNDVNTGYFYGSIQVSYLLK